GCCGCTACATCTCCACGCCCTCAAATCGTTTACTCCAAAGGACAGCACTGTGGCTTCCGTGACAAAGCCTGAGGATCTGCTTTCGCGGTTTCACGAGATTCTCGACGATGGACATACCATCAAAGTCGTCCGCGCGTTCTTCATCGCTCAGAAATTATCGCAAAAGTTTGCTGATAGGCCGTGGATTCGCATAGCGGATGATGAGACGTGGTTGAAGATGCATCAGGTCTTGTTGCAGAGCACAGAGGGCCCGCAGGAACCCTCTTTGTGGGTGAGATCTGCTGGATTTGACGATGCGTGGCAAAATGTGCCCAAGGAGGCTGATGGGAAACTGTAGTCCTTGGGAGTCAACACTATATAGTATGTCATGATGGCTTAAGGACTTTTGTTCATTTTGTGTATTTGTTTTTAGCTCTAATGTAAATAAAACCCATATATGCTCCTTATTCAAGAATCTCAAGTTTAATTCATGCCCATCcactcatcttcaccatcgtcatcatcagactCGCCACCCGTGCCATTCATGATCGTATCGATCGTCTTCTGCTGCGCGCTCGTCAAGTACACATCGCCATTACCGTCCTTGTCGTCCTTATTATCAGCCTGGCTCAACAAATAGTCAACCATGTACACGTTCTCATCGGCCAGTCTCCGAATCTCATCCCTCATCTTGACAACCGCACGCGACACCACGCGCAGCTCAACGTCCACCTTTCCGCGGTTGGCCGTCAGCCAAGCGCCGTGCTTGTCGACCAGCGCCTTGATCCACAGCAAGCAGAACTCAATGTGCGGCGATTCCTCCGTCTGGGCGGCGACGAAGCGGAGCAGTCTCGGGACATAGACGATGGGGAGATCGGCGACCACGAGAGGGATGTCGGCTGGTGGAACGGCCTGGAAGACTCTCTTGATAAGGCCAGCTTCGTTGAGTCGGAATGCCATGACCAGCGCCTTGAGGTAGTCCTTTTCATTCTCCATCACGGCCAAAGTCGACGCAGGCGTAATCTCAATGTTGAGATCAAACGGATCAAACTGCAGCGTGTGGTCCAAGCTGTAAATGAGCAAGCCCTCCGTCGAAGCAGCGCAAAACGCCGTACCGGCAGGTGAAAAGGCAACTCCTGTAACCCGAACCTCGGGCCTCTGCTTCCTCGCCGAAGGGTCACCGCCGCGCTTAGATCCGGGCAGGCTCGCGTCAAAGCGGTCTTCGCGGTCGGACGCCTCGCCCTGCATGTCAATTTCTCCCAGGGCGCCGGCCTCGGTCAGGAACTTGCTGTTGAGAAACTCTTGTGTTCCGGATAGAGACAGGTTCACGCTGACGGTAAACTTCTTGAGCAGCACCATGGTAGACACGGAGTAGAGGCAGATGTATTTGCTGTTGCCACCCGCTAGGAGACAGCTTCCGTCAGTGCTGTATCGGATTGTGCTGAAACTCTTGTTGCCACCGATATTCGCAGCGGTCCTCCGGTCTGACATCTTTCGTCCTCCGGATACGTCGCGGCGCCCGTCGAGACCCGCCGTCTGCTCAGCTTCTGATACTGACCAAAAGGTCAATTGGCCATCAATTGTGGAAACAGCCAGCTGAAGGGAATCTGGTCTGACTGCAATGTCGAGAATGTcggcctgcagctgcaatGGCTCGCTTGTCTGTGTtctgttgaagatggacCAGATTCGTGCTGTCCTGTCCCAGCTTCCACTCACCAAGGAGTTACCATTTGGTGTGAAAGCCAGCGCAGACACAGGGCCCTCATGACCAGCCAGCCGATCAAGCAGTTGGCCGGTCTGCACTGACCAGATGTGAATGTCAAATGAGTCCAATGATCCAGCGGCTACTACTTCACCACTAGGATCAACAGCCATGCTTGTAAAGGAAAGCCTTGTTGGGGCTGTAAAGGTACGGAAATTTCGATATCTGATGAGATCCCAGGCTCGGACAGAGCCATCGAGACTTGACGTGAAGAGGACATTTCCCTTTTTGGCAAACTCACAAGCCGTGACGCCGCTGGTGTGTTCCGTGAATGTGACGATACAGAAACCAGATTCAATGTCCCAcaccttgatcttgccatcatcagcggTAGTAATGATTCGCTGACCATCTGGCGAGTAGACGAGAGAGTTTATTGAGTCGAAATGACCCTGTTGTTTGAGGATATACGACTCCGACTGCCACTCCCAGACTAGCAGCTGCCCCAGCTTTGAGGCACCAAAGGCTAGCCACTCTCCGCTCTGGTTGATTGTCACAAAGTCGACGTCGCTCTGGGAGATGCTCAATTTGTGAATGTTGTTGAAGTCGGGCATTTCGTAGAGGCTGAAAAGGCCGTTGGATAGACCGGCCACTAGGAGGTTCGTTTCGGCGTGGAAAAAGGCACATCGCACATGGGCGCTACCTTGCATGAAGTAATGTCTCTCCACAATTCGCCATCTCATATCCGACTCACCATCGctatcatcctcatcctcgtcatcttttGAAGAGTTGAGCGGCTTAACGTATTTCCAGGTAAAGACTGCACCGTCTTTGCTGACTGTGTAAATCGACTCTTGGTCGCCGGAAAACCATGCACCAATGACGGTTTGCTTATGGCCACCCAAGACGGTAGGGATGAATCCTTCCTCGGACTCCACACTCCATATCCTTGCCGTCAGATCTTTGGAGGCTGTCAAGAAAAATCGGGAGTCGCTGGACCATTCGATATGCTGGACCGAGTCGAAGTGGCCGGTGAGGGTGCGGCGCTTTATAAAGGGAGCAAATTCCAGCTCTCCGTCGGCATTGGTATCCGGTGTTGAAGGCACATGCCAGACCTCGACCTTGCGCCCCAATCCCACCACAAAGTATCTGCCTGAAGGCGAGAATGAGAGCGCTGTGACCTGCGACTTGAAGGAGAAATGATAGATGGACACGCGGCGGGGAACGTTGGTCAGGATCGCATGGCCGTCTTCGTCAACGGTGAGAAGGAGATTTCCGCGAGGGGAGAGGCCGATTCGAACAATGTTCTTGCGATGGGCGAATGGCAGGGTATAGGATTTGTTGCTGTTGTATCGAATTAGCCATCCAGCTTCGTCTTGTCCAAGAGACTTTGATGGGCACAATGCGCCGGCACGACATACTCTACCAGGTTGAACACGGTCACGCGGTTGCCAACGGGCGAAAATAGATGGGTGCCATCTGGACTGAAGACCAAGTTGCCTTGGCAGTAGACAGTGCCCAGCAAGTTGGAAAACTATGAAGGACTCGAGGTTAGCCGTCGACCCGGAATCGATCTGGGATCGTAGTTGTGTATTGTGTGCAGTGGGCAATTGGGCGATGAGGGAATGGTCTGATGAATCAAAATCAAGTCTTGTGTCATACCCTGAAATCGGTCTTCATTGTCGACCACTTGCCATGATCATGAACAAACTATACTGAGAGATGAAGCTCTGATATTGTTCTGCTGCATTCGCATCAAAAAAACGAGCTGCGACTTTCTTATCGATAcggggcttttttttcttcaattttttttcctttgccgtTAAAAGTCCGGCAGACAATTTATTCCGCTCCTACCATCTAAGCCTAAAGTGGTACGACTACTTTTCAGTGCTCGTACACTGCAAACACCATTCAGTACTAAATGCCGGGAGCGCACTGGCCATCTCATCTAATCTGGAGTTGGTAGGTAGCGTGTACATGTTACTACACCGGCTGTAGCACAGTAGAGAGTGAGAGACTAAAGTACCCAGAACCTCATCcactgcttctgcttccaaCCTGTTCATGCTAGCAGACAAAAAGGCAAGcaccaaaaaaaggagacCGACCGCCGTTGCTCCTGCTCTGCCTATCCCTCCCCAGTCCAACCCAGTCCAACCCAGTCGTACCAGCCCGCTAAACCCAATCCGCCACCTGGCCTATCAGCACCCAGCAGCCCCTGGGCAATTCGCCAGAGTGGAAAATTGGGGGATACGACCGCCTCAACCCCTTCTATCCCCTGAAAGTTCAAGCTCAGGAAGTGCGAACCTCCACTTTGTTTTCCGTTTGACCAGAGCCATCGGCCACCTGATATTCCTCCTCCTGTCTCTTGACTTTTGCTTTAGCATCCGTAGCCATCGTCTGCTACCGTCCTCTCGCTCGTCCTCCCTCAAGCTCCCCCAAGACACTCATCCCGTAGCCCCTCCACCTCCACGTGTGCAAGATGGCTCCCGCAGCTGCTGAGAGCGCCTCACCGATTGGCATTGCCAATCTGCCCAACCAGCGACACAAGATTGTCGCGAAGCGTGGAGCTAGCTTCACCATCATGGTACGCGATTGCCCTCGAGATGTGCCGTTTGCAAACGCGTCTGCGGCCTGGCGAGCTCGATTGTTCCAGAAAACAGTAACTAACATGCACGCTTTAGGTTGCTGGCGAGTCTGGTCTGGGCAAGACGACCTTCATCAACACCCTCTTCTCCACGACCATCAAGAACTACGCCGACCACAAGCGCCGACACCAGAAGCAGGTCGACAAGACGGTGGAGATTGAAATCACCAAAGCCGAGCTCGAGGAGAAGTTCTTCAAGGGTAAGAGCTACCTAGCTGCCTAAGGGGTGGTGTAACGTTGTGGAGGAGACAACATGCTAAGCCTGAGTTTTGTGATGCTCTCTAGTTCGATTGACCGTCATCGACACCCCTGGATTCGGTGACTATGTCAACAACCGCGACTCTTGGCAACCCATCATCGAGTTCCTCGACGACCAGCACGAGTCTTACATgctccaggagcagcagccgcgCCGTCAGGACAAGATTGATCTCCGTGTCCACGCCTGCCTGTACTTCATCCGCCCTACCGGCCACACCCTGAAGCCCTTGGATATCGAGGTCATGAAGCGCCTCTGCTCACGAGTCAACCTGATCCCCGTCATTGCCAAGGCTGATACTCTCAGCCCCGCCGATCTGGCCAAGTTCAAGCAGAGGGTACGATGAAGCAAACCACTCATGTTCCACACGTCCACCTTTGCTAACCAATTTGCAGATTGTCAGTGTCATCGAGGCCCAGAACATCAAGATCTACCAGCCCCCtatcgaggaggatgacgaggctgccGCCCAGCACGCGCGTAGCCTTATGGCTGCTATGCCGTTTGCCGTCATCGGATCCGAGAAGGATGTCAAGACCAGCGATGGTCGCATCGTCAAGGGCCGCCAGTACTCTTGGGGCGTTGCCGAGGTCGAGAACGAGGACCACTGTGACTTCAAGAAGCTGCGATCCATTTTGATCCGCACTCACATGCTCG
Above is a genomic segment from Trichoderma breve strain T069 chromosome 6, whole genome shotgun sequence containing:
- a CDS encoding WD domain, g-beta repeat domain-containing protein, with the translated sequence MKTDFRFSNLLGTVYCQGNLVFSPDGTHLFSPVGNRVTVFNLVDNKSYTLPFAHRKNIVRIGLSPRGNLLLTVDEDGHAILTNVPRRVSIYHFSFKSQVTALSFSPSGRYFVVGLGRKVEVWHVPSTPDTNADGELEFAPFIKRRTLTGHFDSVQHIEWSSDSRFFLTASKDLTARIWSVESEEGFIPTVLGGHKQTVIGAWFSGDQESIYTVSKDGAVFTWKYVKPLNSSKDDEDEDDSDGESDMRWRIVERHYFMQGSAHVRCAFFHAETNLLVAGLSNGLFSLYEMPDFNNIHKLSISQSDVDFVTINQSGEWLAFGASKLGQLLVWEWQSESYILKQQGHFDSINSLVYSPDGQRIITTADDGKIKVWDIESGFCIVTFTEHTSGVTACEFAKKGNVLFTSSLDGSVRAWDLIRYRNFRTFTAPTRLSFTSMAVDPSGEVVAAGSLDSFDIHIWSVQTGQLLDRLAGHEGPVSALAFTPNGNSLVSGSWDRTARIWSIFNRTQTSEPLQLQADILDIAVRPDSLQLAVSTIDGQLTFWSVSEAEQTAGLDGRRDVSGGRKMSDRRTAANIGGNKSFSTIRYSTDGSCLLAGGNSKYICLYSVSTMVLLKKFTVSVNLSLSGTQEFLNSKFLTEAGALGEIDMQGEASDREDRFDASLPGSKRGGDPSARKQRPEVRVTGVAFSPAGTAFCAASTEGLLIYSLDHTLQFDPFDLNIEITPASTLAVMENEKDYLKALVMAFRLNEAGLIKRVFQAVPPADIPLVVADLPIVYVPRLLRFVAAQTEESPHIEFCLLWIKALVDKHGAWLTANRGKVDVELRVVSRAVVKMRDEIRRLADENVYMVDYLLSQADNKDDKDGNGDVYLTSAQQKTIDTIMNGTGGESDDDDGEDEWMGMN
- a CDS encoding septin domain-containing protein, which translates into the protein MAPAAAESASPIGIANLPNQRHKIVAKRGASFTIMVAGESGLGKTTFINTLFSTTIKNYADHKRRHQKQVDKTVEIEITKAELEEKFFKVRLTVIDTPGFGDYVNNRDSWQPIIEFLDDQHESYMLQEQQPRRQDKIDLRVHACLYFIRPTGHTLKPLDIEVMKRLCSRVNLIPVIAKADTLSPADLAKFKQRIVSVIEAQNIKIYQPPIEEDDEAAAQHARSLMAAMPFAVIGSEKDVKTSDGRIVKGRQYSWGVAEVENEDHCDFKKLRSILIRTHMLDLIHTTEELHYEAYRAQQMETRKFGEARPRKLDNPKFKEEEEALRKRFTEQVKVEEQRFRQWEQKLIAERDRLNKDLEQTHAQIKQLENELEAMQGGAVRSHGRR